A genomic region of Exiguobacterium sp. Helios contains the following coding sequences:
- a CDS encoding HEAT repeat domain-containing protein produces the protein MRWILTFILILVILQVAALMYLVIQKRKRARQEDNRLTWQLRFRDDIYDYATGEQTDMPDIVPGNEDLVELELFALTNLTATEAHQEKIYRYVETKLLSYYQKQIRHRRIDRRLNAYEAIAQFRLSPVADTLQQKLHKQLSKEEEDVIIRTLVSISPSLAIEEAKQKNEISFFGAVLAVGRSHDLSPWIKDFDQLTESFQMAILQLIYDRDETKYAELVRSKTNDVNPEIRKRALRALTRIGLEEDWQLYTPYLEDETSWVEQMLALRFLENVTPKDSVDYILPFVGSRSWWVRTAAFDALLACGGLEQLALVAKDHPDRYAKQKATERLAKEMKQHVVI, from the coding sequence ATGAGATGGATTCTGACTTTCATCCTTATCCTCGTCATTCTTCAGGTGGCTGCTCTCATGTATCTGGTCATTCAAAAACGTAAACGCGCTAGGCAAGAGGATAACCGGCTGACATGGCAACTGCGTTTTCGGGACGACATCTACGATTATGCGACAGGTGAACAAACAGACATGCCAGATATCGTGCCGGGAAATGAAGACTTGGTTGAACTGGAGTTGTTTGCTTTGACGAATTTAACGGCAACCGAGGCGCATCAGGAAAAAATTTACCGTTATGTCGAAACGAAATTATTGTCTTATTATCAAAAACAAATCCGGCATCGTCGGATAGATCGCCGTCTAAATGCTTATGAAGCAATCGCGCAGTTCCGGTTAAGTCCGGTCGCTGACACTCTTCAGCAAAAATTGCATAAACAACTGTCAAAAGAAGAAGAAGACGTCATCATCCGGACGTTGGTCTCGATTTCTCCGAGCCTAGCCATCGAGGAAGCAAAACAGAAGAACGAGATCAGTTTTTTTGGAGCGGTACTCGCTGTCGGGCGAAGTCACGATTTATCGCCATGGATAAAAGACTTTGATCAGCTGACAGAGTCTTTTCAAATGGCGATTCTCCAACTGATTTATGACCGCGACGAGACAAAATATGCAGAGCTGGTCCGGAGCAAAACGAACGACGTCAATCCGGAAATCCGAAAACGGGCGTTGCGTGCGCTGACACGGATTGGTCTTGAAGAAGACTGGCAGCTTTATACTCCCTATCTGGAAGACGAAACGAGTTGGGTCGAGCAGATGTTAGCTTTGCGCTTTTTAGAAAATGTGACACCAAAGGATTCTGTCGACTACATCCTACCGTTTGTCGGCAGTCGTTCCTGGTGGGTACGAACGGCGGCATTTGATGCCCTGCTTGCCTGTGGTGGTCTCGAACAGTTGGCGCTTGTCGCAAAAGATCATCCTGACCGCTATGCGAAACAAAAAGCGACGGAACGGCTAGCAAAGGAGATGAAACAACATGTTGTCATCTGA
- a CDS encoding response regulator transcription factor, whose translation MRREDMWKLINASITPVDEETSSARVASEEEVEQSTAGVVFIHTVGLMPETVNALIEQGHCVRTDISYADVVLASKAVEEERVPVLYLNPNQEDVSLYLLDNAREVIPATITKDILLDRISRYKRVQRIVDAVIVTEDPHLQRLLERELTNRFENLSVYERTESFLEEHVATRPYLLVFSSALPRADGLELLLRAKTESVMPFHAIMISMYNRERDHVLAIERGVDGVMTLPLKIEEFRAWLRKLEGMNE comes from the coding sequence ATGCGTCGGGAAGACATGTGGAAACTGATTAATGCATCGATTACACCGGTCGACGAAGAAACGAGTTCTGCGCGTGTTGCGTCAGAAGAAGAAGTGGAACAATCGACTGCTGGTGTCGTCTTTATTCATACCGTCGGTTTAATGCCGGAAACGGTCAATGCTTTAATTGAACAGGGACATTGTGTTCGGACAGACATCTCTTATGCAGATGTCGTCCTCGCGAGCAAAGCTGTTGAAGAGGAACGGGTTCCGGTTCTTTACCTCAATCCGAATCAAGAGGACGTGTCCCTTTACCTGCTTGATAATGCGCGGGAAGTGATACCGGCGACCATCACCAAAGACATATTGCTCGATCGGATCAGCCGGTACAAACGGGTTCAGCGGATTGTTGACGCTGTGATCGTAACCGAAGATCCGCATTTGCAGCGTCTTTTGGAGCGGGAACTGACCAACCGTTTTGAGAATCTGTCCGTGTACGAACGGACAGAATCATTTTTGGAAGAACATGTAGCAACGCGCCCGTATCTGTTGGTCTTTTCTTCCGCGCTTCCACGTGCGGACGGTCTTGAACTGCTCTTACGTGCTAAAACAGAAAGTGTGATGCCGTTTCACGCCATCATGATTTCGATGTACAACCGTGAACGGGATCATGTCCTCGCCATCGAACGTGGCGTTGATGGTGTTATGACGTTGCCGCTTAAAATTGAAGAATTCCGTGCCTGGCTCAGAAAACTGGAGGGGATGAACGAATGA
- the yihA gene encoding ribosome biogenesis GTP-binding protein YihA/YsxC — translation MKIYKADFITSGVNPEHYPEPLLPEVALAGRSNVGKSSFINKLVQRKALARTSSKPGKTQTLNFFNINDEVMFVDVPGYGYAKVSKTEREAWGKMMEKYFTTREILKGVVLLVDIRHEPSADDVIMYDFLKYYDLSVIVVATKLDKIKRGQRDKQIAAIKRKLQFDGQDTFIPFSSETGEGVDAAWEAIYHHL, via the coding sequence ATGAAAATTTATAAAGCAGATTTTATTACGAGTGGTGTCAATCCGGAACATTATCCGGAACCACTCCTTCCAGAGGTGGCACTCGCCGGACGTTCGAACGTCGGAAAGTCGTCGTTCATCAACAAACTTGTTCAGCGAAAAGCACTCGCCCGCACATCATCAAAACCGGGTAAAACACAGACGTTAAACTTCTTCAATATTAATGATGAAGTCATGTTTGTCGATGTACCCGGTTATGGATATGCGAAAGTTTCAAAAACCGAGCGTGAGGCATGGGGCAAGATGATGGAAAAGTATTTCACGACACGTGAAATCTTAAAAGGGGTAGTCCTCCTCGTCGATATCCGCCATGAACCTTCAGCAGATGATGTCATCATGTATGATTTCTTGAAATACTACGATTTATCGGTCATCGTCGTAGCGACGAAACTCGATAAAATCAAGCGTGGTCAACGGGATAAACAGATTGCGGCGATTAAACGGAAATTACAGTTTGACGGGCAAGACACATTTATTCCCTTTTCTTCGGAAACCGGTGAAGGTGTCGACGCAGCATGGGAAGCCATCTACCATCACTTATAA